A genomic window from Heptranchias perlo isolate sHepPer1 unplaced genomic scaffold, sHepPer1.hap1 HAP1_SCAFFOLD_184, whole genome shotgun sequence includes:
- the LOC137309847 gene encoding high mobility group nucleosome-binding domain-containing protein 5-like, with translation MGSVNGTLHHGEACNASKPSCPLLLLVSIKRQSVSECVQSFHDLPYTAMLCKLRDVAYITSSSLKAARAVKTKLHVYLDNLRGSPRRPPMSGSNLFGTVLNATNTQKQRASEADSKERASEADGKERESEADSKERASEADGKERASEADGKERESEADEKERASEADGKERESEADGKERESEADGKERESEADGKERESEADGKERASEADGKERASEADGKERESEADGKERESEADGKERESEADGKERESEADGKERASEADGKERESEADGKERESEADGKERESEADGKERESEADGKERESEADSKERASEADDGKERESEADGKERESEADGKDRESEADGKERESEADGKERASEADGKERASEADDGKERESEADGKERESEADGKERASEADGKERASEADGKERESEADGKERESEADGKERESEADGKERESEADGKERE, from the exons atgggttcagtcaatggcaccctgcaccatggggaagcctgcaatgcgagcaaaccctcgtgcccGCTCCTACTGCTTGTCTCTATCAAGAGGCAATCTGTTTCGGAGTGCGTACAGAGCTTCCATGACCTGCCTTATACAGCAATgctctgcaaactgcgagatgttgcttatatcaccagcagcagcctgaaagcagccagagccgtaaaaactAAGCTCCACGTTTACCTTGACAACCTCAG aggaagccctcgcaggccacccatgtctggcagcAACCTGTTCGGCAcagttttaaatgccactaaca CTCAGAAACAGAGGGCGAGTGAAGCAGACAGCAAAGAGAGGGCGAGTGAAGCagacgggaaagagagggagagtgaagcagACAGCAAAGAGAGGGCGAGTGAAGCAGACGGTAAAGAGAGGGCGAGTGAAGCAGACggtaaagagagggagagtgaagcagACGAGAAAGAGAGGGCGAGTGAAGCAGACggtaaagagagggagagtgaagcagacgggaaagagagggagagtgaagcagacgggaaagagagggagagtgaagcagacgggaaagagagggagagtgaagcagACGGGAAAGAGAGGGCGAGTGAAGCAGACGGTAAAGAGAGGGCGAGTGAAGCAGACggtaaagagagggagagtgaagcagacgggaaagagagggagagtgaagcagacggtaaagagagggagagtgaagcagacgggaaagagagggagagtgaagcagACGGTAAAGAGAGGGCGAGTGAAGCAGACggtaaagagagggagagtgaagcagacgggaaagagagggagagtgaagcagacggtaaagagagggagagtgaagcagacgggaaagagagggagagtgaagcagacggtaaagagagggagagtgaagcagACAGCAAAGAGAGGGCGAGTGAAGCAGACG acggcaaagagagggagagtgaagcagacggtaaagagagggagagtgaagcagACGGGAAAGATAGGGAGAGTGAAGCAGACggtaaagagagggagagtgaagcagACGGCAAAGAGAGGGCGAGTGAAGCAGACGGTAAAGAGAGGGCGAGTGAAGCAGACg acggtaaagagagggagagtgaagcagacgggaaagagagggagagtgaagcagACGGCAAAGAGAGGGCGAGTGAAGCAGACGGTAAAGAGAGGGCGAGTGAAGCAGACggtaaagagagggagagtgaagcagacgggaaagagagggagagtgaagcagacgggaaagagagggagagtgaagcagacggtaaagagagggagagtgaagcagacgggaaagagagggag